From Salinirubellus salinus, the proteins below share one genomic window:
- a CDS encoding DUF7282 domain-containing protein, with translation MRETDVADAVQLKQTMTGTNDKLRGLLLAVLMVTSVFAGTIAFAGTAAAATNASGGVPAGSGASFADSPASSPTTVLEGTTNTHTFTFTVDEIADDGNTDTFNVDLPNAIAQNADTGSLSVSVEDKNDGTTYSIEGGPSLVSGDSDGVNDRLTFDVSPDTGAETYDAAVQIQVDVEAPSVDDDTTVSLDAEVVDSDGPTATADNFASVTVRASASEDADANVDSNENDLFWQGQELAINDPTNLANERLVLRTVTRDAGDPIRGTIVSEISTNDQGQATIDTSNLEGEYAIYQNGDPIVMVDGARDAASNAELNEEDVFTVTPQTLSAEFDDDTVEQEPTELMLDSNRATYNVDISANNISYDDLETIFGEEAGEFDGDDEDTYTLAVDSNNANIGADFTDIDADDYDFDIEVNDTGVSATAQITNNEAGDIDANFATSAYSEARGDIVEFTIDLTQTDVATVDVGSDDVNYLATFEIEDDDDDGEVVVEWNTYTNEFSSEDDVVRNEQFTNGAGEDLVREDRSPLDEGDYDLSVSVNDDEKDVATLALTETTITGFDIATAPSAEFSDLDDAEAVSEARADGLITTTDEVALGDVVVHELDGNGIFGAVEANGDDFGALEALSSDLNPEDDDIGPGIELRFVQDNPGPNVDAINVTLQESPLTASDVNVVTDDENGTLYVNVDSSALEASDFSDEGGFEDGDVLNVTLEIFEDSQLVEEDTKLFTTVDLADAEAEFDSNAEDEDGDEIVEVEAAADQVVSGTTNLAPGTEMTVRARATGDSPFLFSNDTVVTQNGTFNSTFDFTNVSAGQDFTLSVESPSSVSDTEIDGVIAAAPSANVTISNQSGAGDTVLVDSVTMSEGGFVTIHDSTLSDSAIESVRGTSEYLESGTTENVSVTLDSPLNESGTVIAMPHLDTNENEEYDFVSSEGADDGPYTNADGSIVTDSAEYTVEDAEIATVSIEAQSGDGSSVSVASAFLPNGGFVTIHDSTVSDDPVGSVLGTSEYLEPGTSEDITVALDDPLTESQAAIAMPHRDTNGNQEYDFVSSEGADDAPYLNADDQIVIDSADYTVETPTPTPTEATPTATATATATATATATETMEPGTEPPTTTSGGQAGFGVIVALIAFLAAALIAVRRD, from the coding sequence GTGCGCGAAACGGACGTCGCCGATGCGGTGCAGCTCAAACAAACTATGACAGGAACAAACGACAAACTTCGCGGCCTGCTCCTGGCCGTGCTGATGGTTACGTCCGTTTTCGCGGGCACCATCGCATTCGCTGGGACTGCAGCAGCTGCGACTAATGCCTCGGGTGGCGTACCCGCAGGCAGCGGCGCATCGTTCGCCGACTCGCCGGCTTCATCGCCGACGACGGTGCTCGAAGGAACCACTAACACCCACACGTTCACGTTTACCGTGGACGAAATCGCGGACGATGGCAACACAGACACGTTTAATGTCGACCTGCCGAACGCCATCGCGCAGAACGCCGACACTGGCTCGCTCAGTGTCTCCGTCGAGGACAAGAACGACGGCACGACCTACTCGATAGAGGGTGGCCCGTCGCTCGTCAGCGGAGACTCTGACGGTGTCAATGATCGGCTGACTTTCGATGTTAGCCCGGATACAGGCGCCGAAACCTACGACGCGGCTGTTCAGATTCAGGTCGATGTTGAGGCGCCCAGTGTCGATGATGACACGACGGTCAGCCTCGACGCGGAAGTTGTTGACTCCGATGGCCCGACGGCCACGGCCGACAACTTCGCGTCGGTGACGGTCCGTGCATCCGCGAGCGAGGATGCTGACGCCAACGTCGACAGCAACGAGAACGACCTGTTCTGGCAGGGTCAGGAACTCGCTATCAACGATCCGACTAACCTCGCTAACGAGCGTCTGGTCCTCCGAACCGTGACTCGTGACGCTGGCGACCCCATCCGTGGTACCATCGTCAGTGAGATCTCGACGAACGACCAGGGTCAGGCGACCATCGACACCAGCAACCTCGAAGGTGAGTACGCCATCTACCAGAATGGCGACCCCATCGTGATGGTTGACGGTGCGAGAGATGCAGCCAGTAACGCTGAACTGAACGAGGAAGACGTGTTCACCGTCACTCCGCAGACGCTGAGCGCGGAGTTCGACGACGACACTGTCGAGCAGGAGCCGACTGAACTCATGCTCGACTCCAACCGCGCGACGTACAACGTCGACATCAGCGCAAACAACATCAGCTACGACGACCTCGAGACCATCTTCGGTGAAGAGGCCGGCGAGTTCGATGGCGATGATGAAGACACGTACACGCTTGCGGTTGACAGCAACAACGCGAACATCGGTGCTGACTTCACCGACATCGACGCCGATGACTACGACTTCGATATCGAAGTCAATGACACCGGTGTCTCGGCCACGGCGCAGATCACGAACAACGAGGCTGGCGACATTGACGCCAATTTCGCTACCTCGGCGTACAGTGAAGCCCGTGGTGACATCGTTGAGTTCACGATCGACCTGACCCAGACGGATGTCGCGACGGTTGACGTCGGTTCGGACGACGTGAACTACCTTGCGACGTTCGAAATCGAGGACGACGACGACGACGGCGAAGTCGTCGTTGAGTGGAACACCTACACGAACGAGTTCAGCTCCGAGGACGACGTCGTCCGGAACGAGCAGTTCACCAACGGTGCTGGTGAGGACCTCGTTCGGGAGGACCGCTCCCCGCTCGACGAGGGTGACTACGACCTGAGCGTCTCGGTCAACGACGACGAGAAGGACGTCGCGACGCTCGCGCTGACGGAGACCACGATCACTGGCTTCGACATCGCGACGGCGCCGTCCGCTGAGTTCAGCGACCTCGACGACGCCGAAGCGGTCTCCGAAGCCCGTGCTGACGGCCTCATCACCACCACCGATGAAGTGGCGCTTGGTGACGTCGTCGTCCACGAACTCGACGGAAACGGCATCTTCGGTGCAGTCGAAGCCAACGGCGACGACTTCGGCGCACTCGAAGCTCTGAGCTCCGATCTTAACCCCGAGGACGATGACATCGGCCCGGGAATCGAGCTTCGGTTCGTTCAGGACAACCCTGGCCCGAACGTTGACGCGATCAACGTGACGCTTCAGGAGTCTCCCCTGACTGCGAGCGACGTTAACGTCGTCACTGACGACGAGAACGGCACGCTCTACGTCAACGTTGACTCCAGCGCGCTGGAGGCCAGCGACTTCTCGGATGAGGGTGGCTTTGAGGACGGCGACGTCCTGAACGTCACGCTTGAGATCTTCGAGGACAGCCAACTGGTTGAGGAGGACACCAAGCTGTTCACCACTGTCGACCTCGCCGACGCAGAGGCTGAGTTCGACTCGAACGCTGAGGACGAAGATGGCGACGAGATCGTCGAAGTCGAGGCCGCCGCGGATCAGGTGGTCTCCGGCACGACGAACCTCGCGCCTGGGACGGAGATGACCGTTCGCGCTCGCGCGACCGGTGACAGCCCGTTCCTCTTCAGCAACGACACGGTCGTCACGCAGAACGGCACGTTCAACAGCACGTTCGACTTCACGAACGTCTCGGCTGGGCAGGACTTCACGCTGAGTGTTGAAAGTCCGAGCTCGGTCAGTGACACGGAGATCGACGGTGTCATCGCGGCGGCCCCGTCGGCCAACGTCACGATCAGCAACCAGTCCGGCGCTGGTGACACGGTCCTCGTGGACTCGGTCACCATGTCGGAAGGTGGCTTCGTCACCATCCACGACAGCACGCTGAGCGACAGCGCGATTGAGTCTGTCCGTGGGACGTCTGAGTACCTCGAGTCCGGCACGACGGAGAACGTCTCCGTCACGCTCGACAGCCCGCTCAACGAGAGTGGCACTGTCATCGCGATGCCGCACCTCGACACCAACGAAAACGAGGAGTACGACTTCGTCTCCTCGGAAGGTGCCGACGACGGTCCGTACACGAACGCTGACGGCAGCATCGTGACGGACTCCGCCGAATACACGGTTGAGGACGCGGAGATCGCGACGGTCTCCATCGAGGCCCAGTCGGGCGACGGTTCGTCCGTCTCGGTCGCCTCGGCGTTCCTGCCGAACGGTGGCTTCGTCACCATCCACGACAGCACGGTCAGCGACGACCCGGTCGGCTCGGTCCTCGGTACGTCCGAGTACCTCGAGCCGGGTACGTCCGAGGACATCACGGTCGCCCTGGACGACCCGCTGACGGAGTCCCAGGCCGCGATCGCGATGCCGCACCGTGACACCAACGGCAACCAGGAGTACGACTTCGTCTCCAGCGAGGGGGCGGACGACGCGCCGTACCTGAACGCCGACGACCAGATCGTCATCGACTCGGCCGACTACACGGTCGAGACGCCGACGCCGACCCCGACGGAGGCGACTCCGACGGCTACGGCCACGGCGACCGCCACGGCTACGGCCACGGCGACCGAGACGATGGAGCCCGGTACTGAGCCGCCGACGACCACGTCGGGTGGCCAGGCTGGCTTCGGTGTCATCGTCGCGCTCATCGCGTTCCTCGCCGCTGCGCTCATCGCGGTCCGCCGCGACTAA
- the artA gene encoding archaeosortase A gives MPQGPTDLLAWLSIGLFVAGVLLERRDRRVGRALTAAGWVTFGVFWGVLVPHFLLVEKSAIEGIASLAAVPASVYTGYLLWNGRDSLFVLSRAVAVMGVIYLPATTIQPAYEFLIEETTRQVALGIDLLGYSPEVTANEEGVRNTFVFTTGGRTFETYIILACTGLGSMAIFAGVIAAVKAPIDRKVGAFLVSIPVIWVLNIARNVWIAIAFGKQWLQVGVDPVSAVFGVPAGDEGLVSFYLADKVIAQSASVVALLAITFFVVRRLPEVTTVLEDTVYVLTRRELDLQAELGLRPGGPPATDGGRPAERDGEQ, from the coding sequence ATGCCGCAAGGACCGACCGACCTCCTGGCGTGGCTCTCCATCGGCCTGTTCGTGGCCGGCGTCCTCCTCGAGCGTCGCGACCGCCGTGTCGGGCGTGCGCTCACCGCGGCCGGCTGGGTCACCTTCGGGGTGTTCTGGGGCGTTCTCGTGCCGCACTTCCTGCTCGTCGAGAAGAGCGCCATCGAGGGGATCGCCAGCCTCGCGGCCGTCCCCGCCTCCGTCTACACCGGCTACCTGCTCTGGAACGGTCGGGACTCGTTGTTCGTCCTCTCACGGGCCGTCGCGGTGATGGGCGTCATCTACCTCCCGGCGACGACAATCCAGCCGGCCTACGAGTTCCTCATCGAGGAGACGACCCGGCAGGTCGCACTCGGCATCGACCTGCTCGGCTACTCGCCGGAGGTGACGGCGAACGAAGAAGGCGTCCGCAACACGTTCGTGTTCACCACCGGCGGACGGACCTTCGAGACCTACATCATCCTCGCGTGTACGGGGCTGGGGAGCATGGCCATCTTCGCGGGCGTCATCGCGGCCGTGAAGGCACCGATCGACCGCAAGGTCGGGGCGTTCCTCGTCAGCATCCCCGTCATCTGGGTGCTGAACATCGCCCGGAACGTCTGGATCGCCATCGCCTTCGGCAAGCAGTGGCTGCAGGTGGGCGTCGACCCGGTCAGCGCCGTCTTCGGCGTCCCGGCCGGTGACGAGGGCCTCGTCTCGTTCTACCTCGCGGACAAGGTCATCGCGCAGTCGGCGTCGGTGGTGGCGCTGCTCGCCATCACGTTCTTCGTCGTCCGGCGACTCCCCGAGGTGACGACGGTCCTCGAGGACACCGTCTACGTGCTGACGCGGCGCGAACTCGACCTGCAGGCGGAACTCGGGCTGCGGCCGGGCGGGCCGCCGGCCACCGACGGCGGCCGGCCGGCGGAGCGCGACGGTGAGCAGTGA